DNA from Fusarium musae strain F31 chromosome 7, whole genome shotgun sequence:
TCTGGTGAGCTTAAGAGCTTGTATCAGCATGGAGAATGACGATAATTAGAATTCCAGGATATCGGAAACTGCTGTGAGTAACAAACGTCGAGAAAAGGATTGGGTTACGGCTCACCGCACACTGAAGTCTGATGAACAGCGTGGAACGATGGGGCGAGATAATGCTTGGCACACCGGCGGTTGGGAAACAACTCAGTGACATTCACGTTGGAAAGGCACCGATGCCCAGCAACGCTATAAGAACCAAGTTCAATTTACCTATCTTAACCCTCTGGTTCGCTCTCTGCGGTTTCCAAAGCTGTCTAATAACAATGGTCCTACAGACATGGGAGGTGCGTGATGTGGTCCATCAGCTGCGGagtctatcaactcaaaacaCCACTCTTACCAATCAGTCCGGGCCTTAGTCCGTATAATAACTGAACTAGGCACATGATACCTACTCAAACAGTGGCCATTCAACCTCCTCCCCTTTTCTCTACGGTACTTCGTTGACCTAGTAAAGTCAGTAACATATCTTTTCAGGATGGAGTTTGTGTATCTACTTACATCCATCGGCTAGAGGAGGTATTGGATGGCCTCGGCTCAGATCAATAACAGCTTCAGCAATTTCCCTAAGCTCTTCACTTGTCCTCTGACGTTTGCATGGAGGCTCAGCGTCTGCATCACCCGGTCGTGCACTCTCTGGACTAGAGTTCCGTAGTGTAAGCGTGTCAGGAGAAGATCCAGTGTCAGTCAAGGTGCTCCAAAGGCCAGGTGGAGTGCTATTCGAATCTCCATGGTGTGATGGATCACCAAGAATGGCTGGATCTTGAGCAGTGGGTTGCGGTGCCTGAGAAGAGGGCACGGCGTTCGTAACCGGAGAAGTCAAGCGGATAACTTCTCCATGGTGCGGCTGCACACGCTGTTCCTCTCGGCTTGGCTGTCCACGTTGAACAGAAAATCCCCAATATCCACTCGAGGGCCTAGCATTGTGGATTTCGCAAGGCCTATCAGGAGTTGCCTCATACATTGATGTATTCCTTCCTGTGGATGTATGTCTCCCGTGTTCACCGTACATACTACTCGGTGGCTCTAATTGCAGAGACATTCCATGCGGGGCCGGATGCGCACTTCCAGCTGCAGCCCGGTGTGGATCTTGGGTCGGGTATGACCTTCCCAGGGCCTCGCCGTACTGTCCAGAATGCCGATACTGGTACTGACCCTGATGCCTGGCGTCTCTGGGACGAGAGTCTTGATGCGGGAGGGGAGTTCCAGGGGGATATCCGCCTCGTGTAGAGTACCTGTTTCCCGAAGTCTCATACTCATTCCCATTCCTGCCTACCCATGAGGGTTCCCGATAGGTGGAGTTGTCTGGAATGGTTGGTCGATACGGACTTCTAGGTGGAGGTACAGTTGGATATCCACCATGTGTAGGGTTCCCATTTCTCAAAGTCCCACGTCCATGCCCGTCATACTGAGAACGTGGCTGATTCTCGCCGTAGGTTGCCCTGGTAATCCCATAGTCTTCGGTGGGAGGAAACGTTCTCATCGAAGGTAGCGGCGTTGGTGGTGGGCTCGGAGGGGTATAGGCGGGCGAACGACTTCCCGTACTGGACTTTTCGGTTCCGTCACCGTTGGGTCTCATGAGTAGCCTGGTCAGTTGTGGCGTATCAGTTGAAGAAGTCTGTGCCGACGGACCTTGGACCGGTCTGCCAGCAGGATCGTGATGCCCCCTCGGCGGTTCATGATCAGGATACCCCTGGTCGTGATAACGTGATGGTGGTACATAACCATGCTCAGACCGAGGGCGCTTGGCGGGTGTGCAACTCAAGGTAGGTACCGGACATGCAGCCCTTTCGTGGCACTTAGGTGGGTGACCACGGTCTGGTAGTCTGTGTCTTCGTGGAGTCTCATTGCTGGAACCTGGGTGAGATAGTATGCGGGAAAGTGGAGCTTTCCCGCAAGATTGACTCGCATGCCTATCGTCAGTAGACTTTGGATCAGGAGCTGGACGTTGAGATTGGCTTGAACCTTCATGGCGATGTTGGCTTGAGGGTCCACCGTTCTGATCATTCGCGTATCCCTGGTTCTGTGATGCTTGTGGCATTCGTGGGTGACCTAGGGAAGGTGGAGGAGGTAGCTGATGGCGTTGGGCCGCTTCGAGATGCCTGTTCTCAGGTCGACGGCTTATCTCCGACAATAGCTCAGCCATGCTACGAACAACCAAGACACGCGTGCCCTGAACCTTCATTTCCATGGAATTCTGCTTTGGCATGTACAATATGGGCTCCGCCTCAGCATTAATAATACCAGCAATGTCCTTCTCTACCGAACACCCAACGATGACAGCATTTTTCGGAGATACTCCGCAAGCATCCAAAGCCCTTTTGAACACCCTGAGGTCTGGCTTGCGCATCACCGGATCTTTCGTAATGATATTGGCATCAACGTACTGCCAGAAGTTGAGATCTTTCACGGCATCCCACTCAAGATCATCGTCGGCAACAACAATCGCATAATCGAGACTCTTCAGCTGCGCAAGGGTTTCAGACGCTCCGGCGACTTCAAACCGGTTGCGGTTGAATTCAGTTCCAAACTCTCTGCCGATGAGGTACGTGTCACTCCGCGACGGCGGTTCGAGGTTGAGCTCCCgaaacatcatctcaactttATCCACCGGACCTTGTGTAGGATGACAGCCTAGTGCTGAGAGCTGGGAGTGGATGTGGTTTAGATACGCAGCGGCCATGCCATCATGATAGGCTCTCTTCAGTTCATCCATAGATTTGTCTCGAAGGTCTGGGATGAGTTGCTTGAATCTTATCAGACCGCGTTCGGTCGCAAAGTCGCGGTTGAAGAGGGTGTcgagggtgaagaagatggccttGCCGCCTCGGAGATCGGGTTCCAGCTTATCTGGAGGAGGCAGCTCTGTGTTGGTAGACATGGTCTCcttgcttgagcttggctgGGAGGACACTTTGTAACGAGAACCTGTTGAAGAACTCTTTAGAGGATTTGGGAGGAGAAAAAGGCCCTGCTTTTATAGAGAGGCACTCGAAGTGAGGCAGGAAAAagggtttttttattaaaagataaatgCATTATgggtttgttttgtttaTTCGCGCAAAAGGATATGTTCCTACAGAGCGCTCTAGGTAAGATATAAATACATCATAGGCTTGCTTTGTTTATGCGCGCAAAAAGCCATATTCTCACTATGCGCTTGAGATGATAGATGCTTGCAGGCGTTAAAGACTTAGACTTTCATAATTCAATATCGACTTGAACTCTGTCGTCGCGTCCGCTAAGAGATCGAtgaattatactttttagaGCAGAGCTGAACCGGTGCGCTGTCCATATTGTCTTGAAAAAGTTGAACTTAATAGCAACTTTCCAGTGTGCTGGCTGGATACGTCTCGTCGACATCTCGTAAGCTTCGACTATTAGTCTAGCCAACACATGCTTGACGATGTAAGTTTGCTTCCACCTTGATTGAGGTCATATCTGCCTCCGATTGCAATCTAATTCCCTTTCGCGCCTGCTTTCTCATCACGCTGTCGTGATATTTAAATTTGTTATCTGGAAAAACACCCGTGATATACATAACGCAAACAGCATGACATAGACTTTCAGAAGCGCAGATAGGAGCGCGAGATATGATTGGTGATGCGAAAATGAGCTGTCAGGTCTGCCACAGCCAAATAATCGCGCCATAAACAGACTTCAGGCAGCACACCACATGGCACAATAATATCGGGACCGCGCCCCGGCCCAAGTGTGCAGGGTAAGAAGATTTGTTGTCCACGAACAAAGTGGTTACGGTGCCCACCGTGTCAGACTCTGAGTACTTTGGCTGATGGTAGAAACTGCACATCTCCATGGGGGTCAAGTTTTGTCTCTACTTGGTCAGACTCTATTGATGCTGCACTTTCCGCCTTTTTGGTGCTCGAAGGGCTTGCCCTGCTAGTTCATTCGACTGGAATGTGTTTGCCTGCTGATATGAACGTATAATACGGCGGAGAAAATTGTCGCATGTCCCTCTGCTGACGAGATTAAACTCACATATGTGTAGCATGCTGGCTCAAACCAATTGGCGGAGAGACAGTTTCGCAGTCGCTCCATCAACTGGCACGAACTAATGGTCGTAGACTCTGAAACTCGAGCCACCAATCTGACGAACACTCAGACTGGAATCTGTTTCGGGGGTCTGGTAGCCGATTGCAACCCCAAGGTTACCACTGACCAGATTGATCGACATGCTCATTTCGGTAATGGTGATATCGCATAATCGTCGGGTCATCTATTCCCGCAGCTCAACATGTATGATATGATAGATAAAAATAACCGACACTGGGTATCCACGTATCCACTGCACCTTGGCCATCAAGGCTCTGCTAAGGTATTAAGGTCATGATTCGGTTGGCGGCTTATCGAGCACGTGGGCTGTCGACGGCCACGTCTCTTGCAGGAGCCATGTCACGGTACCATCACAAACAAGGTTCAGGTTTATAGAGTTTCCCGCCAAATATGCATGATTTTGATAAGCTTGATGGTATTTAACTAGCAAAGTTTGTGCGAAATGCGCGAAACTTCGAATCTGGAAGTCTGTTCATCTCAACGCCACGATGAACCAATCAGCGCTGACCGTTAATGTGCGCACACATGTCCCTGCAAAGTTTAAACTACCATTCTTCAAACACGATTCGTGGAAATACTACTGATGACTCGTCCTAGATAATCAGGGACCACCAACTAATGCACCACGAACCGTGCCCTATCTCGGTCCCTAACACGTTTCATGATCAGCGCGAGTCATGTCTCATCTGTCAAACTGCGGGACCCTTGCATTTATCCTTGGGATTACAGGGCAAAGAGTAAATGCCGGGTTGTCACGAATGCCGTTGTCCGAGGAATACGAACTTCTTGATTGGTACTGACTTATCACCACTGCTACTCTAATTCTGCACTGTCCTTCAGGGTCCTTTTAACAACAAGGCCCTCCCATACTAGTTCGCCTCTGCTCCCTGCGCTCCACATTTCTTCTCACAGTAGTAGGTGAACTGGGATTCATCGTCAGTTGCAATTCAACATAACCCCAGTGACTTGGTCCGGGGATAGTGTGCTACGTTACTCACCTCGTCACCGCCAATATGCCAGCCATTAGATCCACAGACAAGACCATCCTACTCCATGTTAGCACCTCATTCCATCAAGACATTTGCAACTGGGGTTACCCACAAATTTACAATCAGGGCACTTGTCCCACTGGTTGTTACCAGTGTTGCGGTTCTTGTAGTAGGCGCAGGCGCAGTTGGTGGCGTCGGGGAGAATCTCATAGTTGACTTTCCAGTTGTAGCTGGGGCTCCATGATGTTCCTCCGATGGGGTCGTAGCGACGGTTGGTGACGCAGACAGCTTGGCTGTGGAGCTTTGCTGAAGCGCTGTTGAGACTTTGTTAGTTGTGGGATATTTGGGGAGGGTTTGGAGATTCGTACAGAGTtgcgagggcgaggagaGAGGTAATGCTGAGGAACTGCattgtgatgatggagatagaACCTAGAAGATttgagaaaggaagaagggagACAAGAATGTGATGCTGGATGATATGCGCTTCAACAACGGGATCGGGAGTGCTTATATGTTCAACATCACGGCTAAAACTCGAGGACGACTCCGATGACGGAAGCTCCAATCCTTTGCTGCCAACTCATGACCCAGGCATCATCTGACTGTTATCTGAAGCTATACCCCTTTTTTGGACCTGACCTGCCAATTTCGTACTCGAGTCATTCTATACGACAGATAACCAGGATACATCATCTCACCAAGTCCTATCGCTCTCCCACGAGGTCCGGCAGTTGCCTCGCAATCAGAACTCATAGACGAAGACACCATGAGTAAAGTGGTGATAGCAATGGCCTTGCAAGATGTCTGACCAGTAATAAATTCATCCGTATCCCGGACCGACACATTAACCTTGTTGTCTTGATCATCGGTGTCAGTTGGACCCGTCGACTAGTGAGCCACCTTCCTAATGCACCAGAAGCTCGGGTCTTACCGAGACTTGGTCTGAGTGAATCCACAACCACCGATACGTTGAGCTTCTGTAAACTGACGATCTTCATAGCCGCGCAAATAGCTTCATGTTGAGTAACTTGAGAGATTACGAGGGAGTTTCCGGAATCGGATGAGAAGCAACTGCCGATGTTGTGGTGATGAGTGAATTATCGAGGGCTTTCATAGGAGAGATACTTTGAGAAGTTGAGCTTCCAGTTGGGTGTTTCAGGTATAAAGAGCTGAGCTGCTCCTGGCAACAGAAAGCTTTCATCCTTCACCCAACACCCTTTTTCCAactcctcaacaacctctttTATCTAGAGTCTTCGAAGATGATTGCCCCTCAGttcatccttctcagcctggcCGCTGTCGCCAGCGCTGCTCCCTTCATGACAGAGCGCGACCTCAACTCCACCATCTGGACCCCCGACCACGTCCTCAAGCAAGATGAAGTCATCCTCTACGGTGAAGGTCGCAGTAAGTCactccctccctcttcagatctcatcaccatttAACATACCCAAGTGGAGGTCGTTCACGTCAGCGTCTATGAGAAACTTCTCGAGTCAGAGGGCATCAACCCCAACACTCCCGAAATCGATCACGACTGGCTCAAAGCCGGCTCCAAGGCTGTCGCACCCCGCGATCTAAAGGAACGTCAGTCCTGCGGTGCCACAACCTCCTACGTAACCGACCGCACCCAGCGCTTCGTCGACTGGGACGTGCAAATGTCCCCCGTCGTGATCGGCGCCGGCAGCGGCATCGACGTCAGCGTTGCTTCGTCCTTCAGCATCTCCAACAGCGTATCCGTCAGTGCAGGTCTCGATCTGACGGCTGTCAAGGACCGTCTCGGCGCTAACTTTGGTATTAACTACTCTCGTACTTGGACTACTCAGGCCACCGTCACTGTCCGCGGTACCGTGCGCGCTGGTGAAACTGGTGTTGTTATCACTCGGCCTTGGACTAACCGTCGTTATGGACGTGCGTTTAGGGGATGTGTTGGGTCTATGCAGCAGACTGGTACGTGGATGGCTGACGCGCATGAGGAGGGGTCTTATGAGGGTGTTAGATGGGTTGCTGGTGCTATTACCATGTGCATCAAGAGACAGAGCGGCATTCCTCTTTCTCGATGCAACGGCGGTGGAGACTTCCGATAAATTGCTGTCGATGGGTCTAGAGCCCGACCTGGGATCTTGCGTGGCTTGACGGGCGGGGAGGGAATGTCAACGGGTATAACGCGGAAACCTGGCCATGTGGTGACCATTGATGCAACATTGGGGACGTTGAATATCCTTGGTTGAACAGTATTGCCTCAGAATCTTCTTGGCGGATGAGAGCTTTATAGCTTGTTGGTACCAGTTGGTAATGCAGGTAGCTTGAATATACAACCAATAAGCTGAAATGTACCTATCTTTCATGATTCGCGACTTGCTTATGAAGTGAGTGGTCTCATTTTTCATCCCCCTCTCTCACCTGGAATATACAAACAAGCCAGGTAGTATCTGCATCAGTATCTGGCCCACGTTCCTGAGGACAAGAGGCTATTTTAATCTGCTTCGTCGAAGCATCCATGATGCGGGGAAAATGGACACTAAAGGCAATGGACCGTGAAGCGCGGTCTGTGCGGGCAAGCCTAGCCTCGGAGCGATGAAGCTGAGATGGTGAAGCATACCTTCTCAACTCCTCTGCTGTCATGTGGGACTGAGAAGAACGTCAAGAGTCTAGTTTATTTTCTAGCCTGGCGACCCTAACCCAGGAAGCATATTCCGCTGCGAGCTTGTTTTGTTGAAAGGCGAGTGCTTGCTAACAATGCCCAAAGACTTTTAGATACTAGAGCCTTTAGATATTAGCTTGGATCTTTTGTAAGGCTGGCTATAACAAAACCTAGATTTTTGTTGTGAAAAGAATTGAATGTTGAGCAAGACAGCTGGGCATGAGATGGAGAAATCTTGCAATGTGGGGAAATAAACTCTAAAGGCAGCTTCAGTATGGGGTATGGGGTTCCAACTATGCCTCCAAGAGTCTAAGCATAATCTAGCGTAAACTCTATTACCTGCCGTAGACATTTGCCGCCCTTCCGAGCCGAGGAGGGTTTTCGATTTATGTCACTTGACTGTCAATGGTTGATATTAAGCCGATATGCCGATGGAATATATTAAGCCAATATGCTGCAAGCCCACATCCTGTGAACTCACGCGAGATAACTGCGGTGGGGACCAACATATCACGTAGCGATGAAGTCAGCTACCATCCCAACACTATCTCTTGTAGAGAAGCTGGGTCTTGGGGTAAAGATACTTCTTCGTAAGTTATCCCTTCACACTACCGTTTCGTTGGCCTGCGTGGTTGACTCACAGATTCAAAGTACCCGGAACCATCGTGGGCATTCTCATTAGAGGCCTGCCACTTGCCATCAAATACAAAGTCCCGTTGAATCTCTGGTTTAGCTGCATGGTCGGACGCATCCTCCTCGGTAACTTCAACCCACGCCAGATCCAATTCCTCTCAACGCCAACGATAGATGCCTACACAGCCTGGATCAAAAAGCAGCGAGACCAGGGTCGTCACTCTCGTCTAAGCATCGACATTGAGCCGCTTACTGGCACTGAAGCTTCCATATTATGGATCGGCAATCGCAAGAAGGCATCTAAATTCGTACTCTTCTTGCATGGCGGCGGATACGTTGCGCCCCCTCTACCGGGCCACTTCACTTGGTGCTGGGAGACGTACGTCAACGGTGGACCTGGGACGGAAAAAGAGGTTGCTGTTGCGTTTTTACAGTACACTCTGGCTCCAGGTGCAAAATATCCCGATCAACTCCGTCAAGCTTCCGCCGCTCTGGACCATGTACTTCAAAGCGGCGTGAACCCAAGTGATCTGATAGTCGGTGGTGACTCGGCTGGAGGGAATTTGGCAGCTCAACTCGCTTACCACCTCCTACATCCGAACCCAGCTGTCCCAGAAGTCAAGCTTGAAAGACCATTAGCAGGAATGTTCTTAGTTTCTCCATGGCTAAGCGACCGAACAGACACGGCTTCCTTCAAAAGCTACGGCAATGTCGACATGCTTTCTGCAGGCTTGCTCCAACACACGTCCATACACTCATTCAGCAGTGAAAATCTGAAACCAAAAGTCAACCAAGCTCACCCCGCTCTCCCCATGGATGGAAATTTATCATGGTTGAGCGATCTCCCAACGATCACGAAAGCACTCTACGTTACCGTTGGAGCACGCGAGGTCTTTTGTGATGCAGTCGTCGAATTTGGGAAAGCTGCTCAGGAGAAATGTCGGTCGATTCCTGTAGTGCTTGAAGTTGGTGAGCGTGAGTGTCATGACTTTATACTGATTGAGAACCAAGCGGAGGTGATAGGGGATGCTacggagaggatgaggaaatgGGCGTCGAGGATATTAGTGGACTAGTGGTATTGGGCCAGAGAATCATTGGATTTTAGTGGATGGAAAGGATAATGTTCACACGGCAACAAAGTAACAGCACGGACAAGACTTGAAGAGGAGCTTTGGTGGTTTTGGTACAGGTTTAGCAATATCAGACATGGCAGCAGTTGGTATATTCTACGCGGAGAGCCCGTTTCAGAGAAATACCATTTGATGGCTTGCTACTCCACGCAGCTGAAGCCTATGGACCATTTTAGTTCAACAACATTGATCTCCGCTCTTCTCCATAAGTCACAGTTTAAGTAGATGCCTTCATCACCTCTGTCAGTTCAGCCAGCATCTTCtgcccatcaacaaccttgatGCTAGCAATGAGCAACGTAGAAGACATGCTACCGACGCCAGTCTCTTTGTTCGAGTCGGTAAAGCGAAGATACTGGGAGACACAGCCAGCACCGGAGCCATCGGGTGCATCCCAAGATTGGAGCTCTTTGGTTTCGTGGATGGTCGTTTTATTATCGACACGGAATTTGGCGATGATATCTGTGAATGATTGTCGGGTGAAATGATCATGGTTGATTCTGAGTTGCGCGATTAGTTTTGTTTATGATGAGACTTGCTTTGGAGCTTCACTTACCTGGCTGTAAAGTCTTCTGCTATGCACtctttgatggtgtttgcTGAGATTTCATCGTCTGGCTGGACGAAGATTCGGGCGTAGAGATCTTGCATCCAGCTCCCTAGGGCAGAAACGGGAAGGGTAGATTCGAGATTGCTGGCCATGGTGGGTGGGTAGCAGGTTCGTAGGAGCTTTGGGAGGTTGAATAATGTTGTGAGATGGAGGGGGAACAGTCGATCGAAGGCTTCATCAGCATTTATTTATACCCAGGCCATGATAGACATTGTCTATATAAGTCGGGAGTGGATCCACACAAGGTTTGAATCTAGCGTGCGGAACTCCGCATCTTAGTCAAGCTGGCCCGGAATGGTCGGGCTCAGCGCTGAGCGGCTTATTTTCCAGTGGCTACTATCTGGAGCACCATTTTTCTACTCCTGAACAACACTAGCCAGGATTAACACAGAGTTTTCTAATTTCATCCCTCAGGCATGGTTTCATCCAGACAAAAGTCATGCTCGGCCTGTGTCCGGGGTAAGAGGCGGTGCGACCTTGGATTTCCGCAGTGCGGACGCTGTCTTGCGAGGCGGCGCACCTGTGTGTATGCTTGGATGTCGCCCGACGACGAGCAAGAGACATCGGGAATCTCTGATGTGACTGTTTGGAATGATCAAGCCGACACTACCGAAACATCTCGACCCTACCATGAGTCGCGTACGCCAGAAGTGGACCATGATATTTCGCTGTTTCCAACTCCCACTACCATTCCGCCTCCTCTCGTGCCACTCATAGATGAAATCACCGGCCGCGGAAAAACGATATCATTGTTCACACCAGATCCTTGTATTTCACAGACGCTCTACGCAGGGGTGATCGGTGATACCACCTTGCAACCGTCGCAGGTGTCCCGCAATAGACCTGTCTATATAAACAATACCTTGAAGGAGCGTGCAGAGTATGAGGCAAGTCGACTGGCTCATCAGGTCAAGACCTTTGCAGAATCAGGGCAAACATGCTTCATCCACTGCTCTCAAACCGGCACCTCTACTGCACTACGCGATGCTTTCGCTGCTTGCTCCATCTACGCAGCACGCAACTCAGCGAATGCATCTCTTGTGGCATCCGAGATTTCGCGACAAGCGGAACTACTCTTGCAAGCTACAAACACGGCAATCGCTCTATGTCCTCCGAGCTCTCCGTGGACTCTGAGTCTTGACCTCCTACCCTCGGTCCAAGCCATGCTGGTATACCAGTGTATGCGGCTCTTCTCAGGTGACGACtcgcaagaaggacaagctgTTCAGGACGCCAAGTCGCTTTCCAGATGGGTTGATATCTTGCAAGCACAACCTCCCTCCAGCAATTCAAAGTCTGACCAATCGTGGAAAGATTGGGTCCGAGCAGAGAGCATCCAGCGAACCATGATCTTTGCAGATCTTGTCGAGAGCATTTACACATTTCTCAAATTCGGCTGGTACCAACCCAGTCTAAGGCTCGCTGAGCTAGGCTTCACAGGCCGCGCGAGCATATGGGACGCAAGGTCGCTGGCAGAGTGGCAACAAGCAATCGAGCTGAGGAGCTGGCTAAGAGTGGAGATGTCAAAGTTTGGTGATAGTGTCAAGGGGGCTTCTTTGGATGAGCTCGATGAAATGGGGATAATGATCTTGGTCAGCTATGAGGGTTTTgaggtgttgaagaagtgGGCTGGTGAAGATAAGAAGCTCATTGAGAGATGGGGTTTAAGCTCGGGAGGTAATAATCCTTTTGCATAATTCTATAAGTCTAGATATTAGACCTGCAACTTTGACTGCAATACTAATACAGCAGCTGCGTTTAGAACAGGCTCGCGAGCTGTGTTACTATGTACCCTATATGATGGCACTGAAGCCAGTATACATAAAATGGAGATTTGAATTGCCCCAGCAACTAGTTCTGAGTTGGCCTATCTAATATCTACCCCTTCCATTCAATCTTTCTCTTTCGACCACAACTTTCTTACATCAGGACGTCAAATGTGCTGTTTGCAGTAgtgacttgtggctgaggcTTATCTCGGCAAACAGAACTTAGTCACAGGAAGAAACATACAACCTGTCATAACtactcctcatcctccaatCCAACCAACTTGTTCGAGTCCTTCCACAGTCGCTCCGCCTGCTCAACGTCATACGCGTGTGGGGCATACCCAGGCCCAACGATCTTATCGTCCCCAGCAACAGACGCCTTAGCAATATCGCAATCAACGAGGTACTTGCCACCATCATGCTTCCAAGCTTCACCGACAGCCGCCCAAACTGTAGTGGCAGCACCTTGCTCCACGCTCTTCATCATAGGATAGATGTGCTCCATACCCTTGAAGGCGTCGGGGGGCATATGTCTGGTAAGTCCTGTGGTGATGATACCAGGGTGGACGCTAGTCGCGTGCAGGTGCTGTGCGCCGTAGCGGCGCTCGATCTCGTTGGCCATGTAGATATTTGCCGTTTTGGACTGAGCATAAGCGACCTTAGGTTCGTAGCCTCCGTGCTCAAAGGCGTAGTTATCAGAGTCATTGATGCCGCCGATGTTATGGGCGGAAGACGAGAGCACCACAACGCGAGAAGGTAGGTCAGGCGAGGCAGCAGCAAGGAGTGCaggcttgagaagctggaagaagaggaaatgaGATAGATGATTGGTGCCGAACTGAAGCTCATGACCATCCTCAGTAAAGCGAAGGTCGGGAATAGCCATGATACCAGCATTGGCAATGAGAC
Protein-coding regions in this window:
- a CDS encoding hypothetical protein (EggNog:ENOG41); this translates as MIAPQFILLSLAAVASAAPFMTERDLNSTIWTPDHVLKQDEVILYGEGRMEVVHVSVYEKLLESEGINPNTPEIDHDWLKAGSKAVAPRDLKERQSCGATTSYVTDRTQRFVDWDVQMSPVVIGAGSGIDVSVASSFSISNSVSVSAGLDLTAVKDRLGANFGINYSRTWTTQATVTVRGTVRAGETGVVITRPWTNRRYGRAFRGCVGSMQQTGTWMADAHEEGSYEGVRWVAGAITMCIKRQSGIPLSRCNGGGDFR
- a CDS encoding hypothetical protein (EggNog:ENOG41), with the protein product MQFLSITSLLALATLASAKLHSQAVCVTNRRYDPIGGTSWSPSYNWKVNYEILPDATNCACAYYKNRNTGNNQWDKCPDCKFVGNPSCKCLDGMRC
- a CDS encoding hypothetical protein (EggNog:ENOG41), yielding MSTNTELPPPDKLEPDLRGGKAIFFTLDTLFNRDFATERGLIRFKQLIPDLRDKSMDELKRAYHDGMAAAYLNHIHSQLSALGCHPTQGPVDKVEMMFRELNLEPPSRSDTYLIGREFGTEFNRNRFEVAGASETLAQLKSLDYAIVVADDDLEWDAVKDLNFWQYVDANIITKDPVMRKPDLRVFKRALDACGVSPKNAVIVGCSVEKDIAGIINAEAEPILYMPKQNSMEMKVQGTRVLVVRSMAELLSEISRRPENRHLEAAQRHQLPPPPSLGHPRMPQASQNQGYANDQNGGPSSQHRHEGMRVNLAGKLHFPAYYLTQVPAMRLHEDTDYQTVVTHLSATKGLHVRYLP
- a CDS encoding hypothetical protein (EggNog:ENOG41), translating into MSRYTAVHADTKGPGDARPTALQIIKDEGLEEKRQGQIFTITGVSSGIGIETVRAIAATGATLYLTARDLDKAMTALDGIFDPSRMELFQMDQGSLASVRAAAAGILEKTSKVHCLIANAGIMAIPDLRFTEDGHELQFGTNHLSHFLFFQLLKPALLAAASPDLPSRVVVLSSSAHNIGGINDSDNYAFEHGGYEPKVAYAQSKTANIYMANEIERRYGAQHLHATSVHPGIITTGLTRHMPPDAFKGMEHIYPMMKSVEQGAATTVWAAVGEAWKHDGGKYLVDCDIAKASVAGDDKIVGPGYAPHAYDVEQAERLWKDSNKLVGLEDEE